The following are from one region of the Biomphalaria glabrata chromosome 4, xgBioGlab47.1, whole genome shotgun sequence genome:
- the LOC106065651 gene encoding uncharacterized protein LOC106065651 — translation MNCLSLLILFIGFELRQAQILDHCKIVVASNTDAGDSQQVSAAVPLPGCIYGEIEWNHPQGTLLFTNSLPGQNYELCLESDWATALSGVTELTNGLHVPLPVPTTGRPTCTLASQGRASLLLYAPRKVNGQSVYMSSINYLVLDASMVHGSLTPHP, via the exons ATGAACTGCCTATCTCTATTGATTCTTTTCATAGGTTTTGAGCTAAGACAGGCTCAGATCTTGGACCACTGTAAAATTGTAGTAGCTAG TAATACCGATGCCGGAGATTCTCAACAAGTGAGTGCTGCTGTCCCATTGCCTGGTTGTATATATGGTGAAATTGAATGGAACCACCCACAG GGCACCCTGCTGTTCACTAACAGTCTTCCTGGTCAGAACTACGAGCTGTGTCTTGAGTCCGACTGGGCAACGGCTTTGAGTGGTGTGACTGAGCTGACCAATGGTCTACATGTACCTCTGCCTGTTCCAACAACCG GGAGGCCAACATGTACCTTGGCCAGTCAAGGAAGGGCCAGTCTTCTTTTGTACGCTCCAAGGAAAGTCAACGGTCAGAGTGTGTACATGTCTTCTATTAACTACTTGGTGCTTGATGCCTCCATGGTCCACGGATCACTGACTCCACACCCGTAG
- the LOC106060571 gene encoding uncharacterized protein LOC106060571 produces the protein MSCLRNFVLVILCPALSLAAFGDPCDVVTSSDLAGSDDQVINVTFPKECLFGAVNWNYPKGSLLLTHAEAAKNFKLCIEEGWTVEISRVQEVKNGHYKTLPLPTKEKPTCTDSSNGEAALLVSAPEGQRYMTMFNYRIVLQSKGGNKH, from the exons atgTCCTGCTTGAGAAATTTCGTGTTGGTCATCCTGTGTCCAGCTTTATCACTAGCAGCCTTTGGTGACCCTTGTGACGTAGTAACATCGAG CGACCTGGCAGGCAGTGATGACCAAGTGATCAATGTCACATTCCCTAAAGAGTGTCTCTTCGGTGCTGTCAATTGGAACTATCCAAAG gGCTCTCTCCTTCTCACTCACGCCGAAGCAGCCAAAAACTTTAAGCTGTGCATTGAAGAAGGTTGGACCGTAGAAATCTCACGTGTTCAAGAGGTCAAGAATGGCCATTACAAGACTCTGCCCCTGCCCACTAAAG AGAAACCAACTTGTACTGATTCGTCCAACGGAGAAGCTGCTCTCTTGGTCTCAGCCCCAGAGGGTCAAAGATATATGACTATGTTCAACTACCGCATTGTCCTTCAGTCCAAGGGGGGCAACAAACATTAG
- the LOC106065655 gene encoding uncharacterized protein LOC106065655 yields the protein MFYVTSFVLVILCPALSFAAFGDPCEIVTWSNLSANHDQIINATVPKDCLFGDVDWNYPKGSVLLSYATGGTPFRLCVEEGWGPSITKVQEIVRGELRTLSLPTQESPTCTSSTDGEAALLVSAPSFQTYMTLFNYRVILEN from the exons ATGTTTTACGTGACGAGTTTTGTATTGGTCATTCTGTGTCCAGCTTTATCATTCGCAGCTTTTGGTGACCCTTGCGAAATAGTGACATGGAG CAACTTATCTGCCAACCATGACCAGATTATCAATGCCACAGTTCCAAAAGATTGTCTCTTTGGTGACGTAGACTGGAATTACCCAAAG GGCTCTGTTCTTTTATCTTACGCCACTGGGGGCACACCATTCAGACTGTGTGTTGAAGAAGGGTGGGGACCAAGTATCACAAAAGTTCAGGAAATAGTGAGGGGTGAACTTAGGACTCTGTCATTGCCAACTCAAG AATCACCTACCTGCACCAGTTCTACGGATGGAGAGGCAGCGCTGTTAGTGTCTGCCCCATCATTTCAGACGTATATGACCTTGTTCAATTACCGCGTCATTTTAGAGAACTAG
- the LOC106060570 gene encoding uncharacterized protein LOC106060570 yields the protein MKILSLTSFVLVILCPAWSSAAFGDPCEIVTVSNLSGSHDQVVNITVPKDCLFGDVDWNYPRGSLLLSHATGGKNFQLCIEKGWGTFVTQVQEIVNGIAKTLALPTEETPTCTKSTNSEAALLISSPSAQMYMTMFNYRIIPEK from the exons ATGAAGATACTTTCTTTGACGAGTTTTGTGTTGGTCATCCTGTGTCCAGCCTGGTCATCTGCAGCTTTTGGTGACCCTTGCGAAATAGTGACAGTGAG CAATCTCTCTGGAAGCCATGACCAAGTTGTGAATATCACAGTTCCTAAAGATTGCCTCTTTGGTGACGTAGACTGGAATTATCCCAGG gGTTCTCTTCTCTTGTCTCATGCCACGGGAGGTAAAAACTTTCAGCTGTGCATTGAGAAAGGATGGGGCACTTTTGTAACTCAAGTTCAGGAAATTGTTAACGGCATTGCTAAAACTCTAGCCTTACCCACAGAAG AGACTCCAACATGTACAAAGTCAACAAACTCAGAAGCTGCCCTCCTCATCTCATCCCCCTCCGCTCAGATGTATATGACCATGTTCAACTATCGCATTATTCCAGAAAAGTAA
- the LOC106065233 gene encoding uncharacterized protein LOC106065233, whose product MSCLRNFVLVILCPALTLAAFGDPCDVITSSDLAGSDDQVINVTFPKDCLFGAVNWNYPKGSLLLTHTAADKNFKLCIEKGWTVEISRVQEVKNGHYKTLPLPTKDKPTCTDSTNGEAALLVSAPEGQRYMTMFNYRIVLQSKRGNKHLPH is encoded by the exons ATGTCTTGCTTGAGGAATTTCGTGTTGGTCATTCTGTGTCCAGCATTAACATTGGCAGCCTTTGGTGACCCTTGTGACGTAATAACATCGAG CGACCTGGCAGGCAGTGATGACCAAGTGATCAATGTCACATTCCCTAAAGATTGTCTCTTCGGTGCCGTCAATTGGAACTATCCAAAG ggTTCTCTCCTTCTCACTCACACCGCAGCAGACAAAAACTTTAAGCTGTGCATTGAAAAAGGTTGGACAGTAGAAATCTCACGTGTCCAAGAGGTCAAGAACGGCCATTATAAAACTCTGCCCCTGCCCACTAAAG ATAAACCAACTTGTACTGATTCGACCAACGGAGAAGCTGCTCTCTTGGTTTCAGCCCCAGAGGGTCAAAGATATATGACTATGTTCAACTACCGCATTGTCCTTCAGTCCAAGAGGGGCAACAAACATTTGCCTCACTAG